The Podospora pseudocomata strain CBS 415.72m chromosome 1 map unlocalized CBS415.72m_1, whole genome shotgun sequence genome has a segment encoding these proteins:
- a CDS encoding uncharacterized protein (EggNog:ENOG503PDTD): MAPHHRLPRMAVSYGRTRILRLTVLACIACTTLVMIMQIGRAWSRGRDGHRHHLLQGASPGWKTTEGGLVPVKSREELGREMLEYVRGLPGLQGEVAVLSKRVRVVESKEGAVGEGKIRRVGRGFLEGHGFARVDLTPPAAGEGRSDNGETLKQETRLPVPGVVEVPVDVPRDDMGDPGEVLFGIASDYERVSRDDFGLVRDWAGFLTNHSAERERKEKRRSNGAGLLLVLSKATESEVVEVKARLWQAGIDGTVFVVEQREGKDSDRYKGGVYAQLFQRLLMSRFGKGEVGAGKTRRWFAVVDEKVFIPNLRKLVWEMDTRFEDGGEWFVGLPTEKEDWADDENGKQITYGGGAVVMSPSALDTVGQLMCFQAGGKGGNDEVKADSNWGQTLYKCLEQERYLKIQVLVGGGGYLPGEGSQGQKVSGRPLVLRTDKDPFKFSVKGHLVSNVCGEECYLQRFLFADSWALINGHSITAYPRRIEVQMSSQKMTQQKGFQNKSGGGEVADKIAVHSTSSVGEGQKIAWRGGKTKTWRLVSAEVRDDGKEVWQAYVNEKGIGSKEEEKSDVDSVIVLVWEF; encoded by the coding sequence ATGGCACCACATCATCGCCTCCCCCGCATGGCGGTCTCCTACGGCCGAACCAGAATCCTGCGGTTGACAGTGCTGGCTTGCATAGCCTGCACGACGCTGGTGATGATCATGCAAATTGGGAGGGCGTGGTCCCGTGGACGAGATggacatcgtcatcacctGTTGCAGGGGGCTTCACCGGGTTGGAAGACGACTGAGGGGGGGCTTGTTCCTGTCAAGAGCAGGGAGGAgcttgggagggagatgctAGAGTATGTAAGGGGCTTGCCTGGGTTGcaaggggaggtggcggtgtTGAGTAAGAGAGTTAGGGTTGTGGAAAGCaaggagggggcggtgggggaggggaagattAGGAGGGTAGGCAGGGGTTTTTTGGAGGGGCACGGGTTTGCGAGGGTAGATTTGACGCCGCcggctgctggggagggaagaagcGACAACGGGGAGACGTTGAAGCAAGAGACGAGGCTGCCGGTTCCGGGGGTAGTGGAGGTGCCGGTTGACGTGCCCAGGGACGACATGGGGGATCCGGGGGAGGTGCTGTTTGGGATTGCGTCGGATTATGAGAGGGTGTCGAGGGATGATTTTGGACTTGTGAGGGACTGGGCGGGGTTTTTGACAAATCATAGTgcggagagagagaggaaggagaagaggaggtcaaATGGAGCGGGGTTGCTATTGGTGTTGAGCAAGGCAACTGAGTcggaggttgtggaggtgaagGCTAGGTTGTGGCAGGCTGGGATTGATGGGACGGTGTTTGTTGTCGAGcagagggaagggaaggataGTGATCGGTATAAAGGGGGTGTCTATGCGCAGTTGTTTCAGAGGCTGTTGATGTCGAGgtttggaaagggggaggttggagctGGGAAGACGAGAAGATGGTTCGCGGTAGTGGATGAGAAGGTGTTCATACCGAATTTGAGGAAGTTGGTTTGGGAAATGGATACAAGAtttgaggatggaggagagtGGTTTGTGGGATTGCCGACCGAGAAAGAGGACTGGGCAGATGATGAAAATGGGAAGCAGATCACatatggaggaggggcagttGTGATGAGTCCTTCAGCACTAGATACAGTTGGTCAGTTGATGTGCTTTCAGGCTGGTGGAAAGGGTGGGAATGATGAGGTGAAGGCTGACAGCAATTGGGGGCAGACACTTTACAAATGTTTGGAGCAAGAAAGATACCTCAAGATTCAGGTCCTTgtgggtggcggtggctATCTTCCTGGTGAGGGAAGCCAAGGCCAGAAGGTGAGTGGCCGGCCGCTGGTTTTGCGCACGGACAAGGATCCTTTCAAATTTTCAGTGAAAGGTCATCTTGTCAGCAATGTCTGCGGCGAGGAATGTTACCTTCAAAGGTTCTTGTTCGCAGACAGTTGGGCTCTCATTAATGGGCACAGTATCACAGCCTACCCGCGCAGAATCGAGGTTCAGATGTCTTCCCAAAAGATGACACAGCAAAAAGGATTCCAAAACAAAAGTGGTGGAGGCGAAGTGGCTGACAAAATCGCCGTCCATTCAACGTCGTCGGTTGGTGAGGGCCAGAAAATagcttggaggggtggaAAGACCAAGACCTGGCGACTTGTTAGCGCTGAAGTGCGTGATGATGGCAAGGAAGTCTGGCAGGCGTATGTTAATGAGAAAGGAATTGGCAgtaaagaggaggagaagtcGGATGTGGACTCTGTCATTGTGTTGGTATGGGAGTTTTGA